CAActgtctttttaaattgtttcccaTTTGATAAATACACTGAAGCTTTAAGAtccataattttaatttaaaccaaGTAGCCTTTTCACTTGATATAAACTCACATAACCAGaacattatttcttaaatagGCATTGCTGACATTGTGTGCCACATTTAGACTCTAATTAACAGGACATTTTGTTCCTCAGATCCACAACTCATTTTCACAACAGgaaggatattaaaaaatataactaccTGTGCAACATATCAAAGGATACTCAACCTGAAATACATATTTAAGTTCTAAGTTCTTTAAAACTAAGCTATTGTATACTAAcactcaaaacaataaaaatttttcttaaaagtttatcATTATCTTGGTTACTTCTGTTTCATCTTATCACCAGCACACAATAAAGTAATATAAAGTTACATCACTAATGGCACTTAATGAGCTATCCTTTGTCAATAATAGAACGAGTGAGTGGGTTAGAGTTGCTAGAAGACTGATgggagctgggcactgtggcataCTTCCATGAACTCAGCAATTTGAGGGCTGAGGTAGGAttaagttctaggccagccttagcaacttaatgagtgAGATCCTatggacatagctcagtggtagaggcccctgggctcaatcccaggcactagagaggaaaagaaaaaaagaggcccAATGGGGAAAATCTGAAGATTTTGTCTCATACCTCCGCAGAATTGTGGATGACCACAGAAGACttgggggaggggctcagaagcaAAGGGCTGTTTTGCATGTAGCTTTGATTTTGACAGCAATGATTCACAGAAAAGCCAGCCccagaagagaaagaatgaagaagcAGCAAATAGCCAAGATGAACAGGAGTTTCTAAGTCCTGGagacagtgtttttcttttctttctttttctttaggaaTAGAGagtgaaaccaggggcactttatctctgagctatatccctaccccttttttattttgagacagggtctcactaaattgcttggggccttgaaaaattgctgaggctgtcctcaaacttgcaaacttcctgcctcagcctccctagtcactggtattttcaggtatgtgccaccacgtTCAGCAAGGAAGGGAAAAATACCTTAATTTAGGAAGTTATTCCTCCACTAAAGCAGAAGTTCACTATATAATTGGGacctctttttaaataatgtagGCAAAGCAGCCTATCATAGTGCCCACAAGGAAGGTGTTTTGAAGCCAAGTTCAAGGCTACCAAGGAGCAATTTTAGCAACAAACACCAAATAAAGGGGCCCTGGAGTAAGATTATCAGATTACTACCTAATCCCAGAAAGAAAAGCTATCTGGATCaagaggaaaaaacattttttttaatatttatttattttttaggtgtagatggacacaacacaatgcttttatttttatgtggtgctgaggatcgaactctgggtcccgcccgtgctaggcgtgtgctctaccgctgagccacaatcccagccccaagagaaaaattaatcaaaacaGAATCTACTTTTAAGATGCACATATGTATTACCTGACATATGGCACTAAGTAGCAATTGAAGGGGCCAGTGTAAAACACATGGGATGTGAAGTAGCAATTGTCATTCCCTTGGTTGCTGTAGTTTTCCTTAATCTTACCTTTCATCTAATTGGCCTTATTAAGTGGTCACTCTTCAAAGGGaatctttcaatttcttttgaaTAAACACTAGTCAGAGATGCCCCTCCCTGCTCTAGCCAAACTTTACCCCTGAGTACACCTGCATATGTGATACCATAATGTAAAAACAGTGGAAAAGAAGAGAATCTAACTCAACAGCAGCCTAAGTTTCAACCTAGGAGAGTCAAGAGCAGCACTGAGTGAGCTGCATCTCCTTTTGCCCAGCACCCCCATCATGTGAGGACGAAATGGTAGAGATGGTGTTTCACTGTGTGAAAGGCCAATTACACCTAACCTGCCTTAAGTTCTGAATACTTCACTGCCAGTTCAGAAAAGCACCGTTGCTTCAAGGTAACCAATATTCACTCACTGTGATCTGATGACTGGATTCCAGGGCAGATGTAGGTCCTTTCTTCACTAGTTCCTGGTCTCTCTCAGTGGCACTCAACAAGACTACCTATTTTTACCTTAAAAACACTGGATACAAAGACTCCTTCAGCAGCAAACATACCTATATACACACAGCCCTCTATGCTAGGAAAGTATTACCCTTTGAAATGGGGctatatttacaaattttattttttatcccaaaaatacatataaacaaaaacctGCTCTTCAAATGCAGGGAGGCCTTTGCCTATCATGTGGTATTACATTTATATCACAAAACATTGTCTTATGAAAATTGGTACACAGCTCTTTAacacaatttgtgtgtgtgtgtatatatatatatacacacacacatacatacatacatacacacacacacacacaaactatatGTAAGTAGTTAAAGACTTTTTTCCTACTTACACATAGTCCTCTGGTAGAAAATTTGGAAACTGGACAGTCCCCTTGATTTCCAGACTTGGATGGTAAATACAACctttgaacaatttttttaaggATGAAATGTGTAGAAACATGTAAGCTACACAATCTCCTTTAGACATATATACATGTTGTTAGAATAAGGATCCTGCCACATTAGCAACAGTGTTATtactcaaagggaaaaaaaagggaaacaacaTTTGAACAAAAAGGCAAACTTTAGAACAGACAAGATGATCAAAATTGTTATATACATGTTCTATAAAGAAATCAGGAATTTTCTCTTAAGAAACAGATCCACAATGCATTTCAGCCTCTCATGATATTAAATCAGCACCCGTTAGTAGTAGCCATGATCTTCCTGTATAGTCATGTACTTAAGCAGGTGCCATAAAGCATCTGTTTAAGTTAAACAGTCACTAATGAGGTCACACGGTAAaccccctcctctcccaccccccaaaaaagctaaGTGCAAAATCAACTTCTATGACTCAAGAGCTCAACCAGGTCAAAGCTTTGGTGGAGGCTGTTTTGGTGACAACCAAAGCTTATTAAGATTCTGTTTAGGGGTTTGCCCCCAAACAAAAACTCCTGGTCCACAAAGCttaacaactaaataaataataaagtaactaTACAAAGAGAACAAGCCATGACTCCCCTTCAAATAAGGGTTAGTTTCCTAAGCAGCAGTTCTGAAAGCACCAACTACAGCCACAATGCTTCTACTAAAACGATGTGTTGTAATCGGTAAGactcttctgaaaaaaaatggcaCAGACACGTGGCTGATGTGCCACAGAAAAAAGTTCAACAAAACCTAAGTCAGTGTTCTTACACTGTAAAATAAGCTGGTCAGCAACACAGGAAAGACTTAAGGCAATAAAAGGCATTACAGAGAGCACCACTGTGCTCTTTGAGGCAATCCTAAAGTCTTCCAAGAAGGAAAAATGTCTCAATGGTTTGGTTAAGTTTGCTAGCTGTCAGACactatttcctcctcctcctcgtcatCCTCATCTTCCTTTCTGTCTAGTTCAGAGGTATCTGATGACTCATGAAGCAAGACATACTCTCTGCTGCTGAATCCAAATTTAAGCACATCCTTTTCTTTCAGTTCATAATATCTCTGTGGCTCAATGCGCTTGTTGTTCAAGAAGGTTCCATTGCCTGAGCCAAGGTCAATGATGTAGGGCTTCACCCTTCGGCCAATTGTGCCATCAGCACGGGTATACTCCACAAGCCTAgcaagagagaaaggagacagcCTATGAGGAAAATCCTGCCTCAGATCATCTAGCCTTCTCTAGAGCTAATGATGTCAATAACCTGGCTGAAACATGATTCAAGTTAAAACTTTAGGAAACTAAGGGGGAAAGCATTGCCTTGGATAGGGAAATTGGGAGCAGCTTAAATATACTTAGTAGAAAGGTAAGAATGTACATTTGGGTTCATTCTTGGGGGGTAGATCAAAAGTTTGAAATGCAGAATTCAAGTCTTTtgccatgaaaaagaaaattttttttccctgttgtttCTAATCAATAAAATGCTTCTTACAcctatattttgatgttttagcTTCATTCCAAATAGAGAAAACTATGGCCTTGGACTTCAAAGTCAAGGGAGCCAAACTTGAGCCAGAGTTCTATTATGGCAATTATTTATTAGGAAGTCACCTGGCTTTGCTGagctttagttttctcatctgtcagaTGGAGATATTAATACTGATCCTATCTTCCTCACAGGATTGTTCTGAGAATCAAATGGTCACAGATACACTATGCAAGCTATTAAGATGCAGATTTAGGTAACATATATGCCAGGCATTTTTTGGTATATTTCCATTTAAACCTCATAACAGCCCTGTAGGGAAGATGGAAACAGGCCCTGAGAGaagcttgcccaaggtcaaataCTTGTAACTGGCAATGACAGAATTTTAAATCTGGGTTTCTGATATCAGGATCAAGCTCTTCTACACATATAAGCAATTAGTAAATGTGCATTTAGATTTACAgtattctttaaaattaacattagggctggggacgcagctcagtggtagagcacttgcctagcatgcatggggccctaGGTCTATTCCCAGCATGGCAGGATGCAAGGGGGGAAAGGTAATTAATATTAGACATGAGGGGTACTGGATTCTTCTGCAAATACATGATGCAAATCTTAGTAATCCTAACTAAGGAAGCTATTCGGTTTCTGCTGGCATTTCAGGTTCTTCCTCTGAAGGCATACCTACCGATACTGAAAGACTGCATGTTGCTTTGAACACGAGGGATGATCAATTGGAATGTCTGCAATGCGGCGGTGTCGACCCAAAAGGTAGGCACTTTGTCGATGGATATACATGACTGGAAGTACCTCATCATTTTTAAATGGGTAGAGACGCCATCGTTTTTTGGGGATACGAGCTTCTGGGGGCTCACTGTATTTAATGACTACACCCCGGAAGGTGTTGGTGTCCTCAAGAAGTGCACCAGAAAGTTCAAAGCTTGGTTTTTCTTTAGCAGGCACctctttgtctttattattgCCACCAGATCGAGGAATCACCTCCTGAGCCTCATTAGCACTGCCACTGATTTCATTCTTCTGGCGATGCTCCCGGCGCCTAGCATTATAAAACTCCCGCTCTTCCTCCTGAGCCTGCAGGTTTTGGCTGTCCCGATCCCGTCCAGAGGCCTGCCCGCTCCCAGGCCTCTCATCAGAACTTCTCCTTTGCCGGGAATGGCCCCGGTGTCTGTCTCGGTCACTGTTCCTAGCTCTCCTGTGTTCCTGTTCTGATGGTTCACGGTGCTGCCGATCCTCCCGTCCTCTCCGGGGATGATCCTCCCGCTCCTAAAATTCAAAAGGactcaataaatcaaaggcagtccacaatttattttttaaaaagctgcattCAAAAAGTCATTTGTCTTCTGGATTTTGGCAGTCACTGTGGTGGTTATGTTCCCTCACGAGGCCATGCTGCTGCTCAACTACAACCCTAACAGCACAAATTCATGGCTACAGTCCTAAAATCAAGAGATTAATTCatatacagagaagaaaaagtaatacCCTTTCAGAATATGCTTAACTACAGGCAAACCTGCAGGGAAGCATATACAGAAAATGGAACAAAGAATTAAATAACATATCCAggattcaaaaaagaaaacactaccTTTCTCTTCTGCCAAAAATGAAACCATAAtagttaatttttcaaaaatcctACTTCAGCAGTAATAAAAATTACTCAATATTGAAGAATAAGCTTAAGAAacatgaaagataaaagaaatctataaaaatgtattaaagacctgaaaaaaatggataaacatACCATAATTTCATGAAAAACAGCCTGCCAGAAAATGTTCACCACAGGTCccatatattaatatacaattaaaaataaacaataagttcaatagaaaaatgggcataaaaaaagcaattttcagaTGAAATGTCTAATAAATACTTGAAGAGATGTTTACCCTCACTAATAACCAAACAACAAAAGTTCTAAAAGTAATATGAATTTTCTTAGAtcagcaaaattaaaaagctCATTTAAAAAGATCATAAAAAGATAATAGCtagtgacaaaaaaagaaaatgggatatCCTCAGTCACTGCGATTGCAAACCCAGTTAGGGCAATACTGCAGTATTCAATATTGATTTCACCAACCAGTAATCCAACTCACAGCaatctattttatagaaatacCAGGCAAAAATGCACAAAGATAAATATGTAAGGATGCTTACTGCAATCTTATTTGTAGTAATAAAAACTGAAGACAACaataaaatggttaaataaattgaCTATATATTCATACAAAGGGTTACTTCagagttattaaaaaaaaggagatagcttgggaggttgaaatagaaagatcccaagttcaaagccagcctcagtaacttagcaagacccatgtacaaaaaaaaaggactggggatgtggctcagtggttaagagcccctgggtccaatccccaataccctccccacccccaaaagagtatacctaaaataaaagagaaggggATAAGTTTCACAATATATAGAAAAATCTCCACTCAGCAGGAAAGATACTTAGAGGGGTATTCCCACTACAATTCAACtaaatatcagataaaacattgtTAAACTCACAGAAAGCAAGGGAAAATCTTTGGGAGGGGGAATCAACTAAACATaagctcaaaaattaaaaagcactagACACACAAAGAAACAAGCCTATGTTTATGAGGAACAACAGAAACAACTCCTATAGATTTAGATCCCCAAGGACTTCAGACATTGTACTAGTAAGATATAGAATATAAagcatatttatgtataaaaatgtttgcagttgggcatggtggcacatgcctgtaatcccagaactcaggaagctgaggcaagagttttacaagtttgagaccagcctaagcaactcagctagaccctgtctcaatataaaataaaaacagttagggatgtagctcagtggtagagcacttgcctagcatgcgtggggccctgAGTTTGGTGTTTTTTCCCCAAcatgggaaagaaggaaaaaagggaga
This sequence is a window from Marmota flaviventris isolate mMarFla1 chromosome 10, mMarFla1.hap1, whole genome shotgun sequence. Protein-coding genes within it:
- the Snip1 gene encoding smad nuclear-interacting protein 1; the protein is MKEVKSERERGSRRRHRDGDVVAAATVVVKQERLSPEAAPPIHRRSDFSGGSPSPPPCEAGRPGHRGNRARGVSRSPAKKKNKSSGRRSKSPRNKRSRSPHHSTVKVKQEREDHPRRGREDRQHREPSEQEHRRARNSDRDRHRGHSRQRRSSDERPGSGQASGRDRDSQNLQAQEEEREFYNARRREHRQKNEISGSANEAQEVIPRSGGNNKDKEVPAKEKPSFELSGALLEDTNTFRGVVIKYSEPPEARIPKKRWRLYPFKNDEVLPVMYIHRQSAYLLGRHRRIADIPIDHPSCSKQHAVFQYRLVEYTRADGTIGRRVKPYIIDLGSGNGTFLNNKRIEPQRYYELKEKDVLKFGFSSREYVLLHESSDTSELDRKEDEDDEEEEEIVSDS